The Thermoproteales archaeon DNA segment ATGTTTTCGGAATGAAAGCTGTCAGGAATTTAAGATTGGAAGATATTTACTGGCCTCCTGGTATAGTTAGAGAGTATAACGGTCCCCTTTTCGGAATAAAGGGAGTTAGGGACTTGTTTAAAGTCTACGATAGACCTTTAACAGCTACTGTTCCCAAACCTAAAGTCGGATTGTATCCAGATGAGTACGCTGAAGCATCGTATGAAATAATGATTGGGGGCGTGGATCTGGTAAAAGATGACGAGAATAATACAAGCATGAAATTCTGTAAATTTAAGGAAAGAGTGGAGAAAGTGCTTAAAATGCGGGATAAAGCTGAGGCAGAAACTGGTGAAAAGAAGGGATTTCTAGCTAATATCACGGCTCCATTTGGCGAGATGGTGAAAAGAGCTAAGTTCGTTAAAGATTTGGGTGGAGAATACGTGATGATAGATATCTTGACGGTAGGCTGGTCGGCACTACAGGAATTTATGAAAATAAACCAGGATCTTAAGCTTAGAATACACGCTCATAGAGCGTTCCACGCGGCATTTACTAGAAAGAAAAAACATGGAATGTCGATGAAAGTTGTTGCCGAGTTTGCCCGATTATTAGGTGTAGATCAGCTCCACGTGGGAACAGTCATCGGCAAACTTGAAGCAGAGAAAATGGAAGTACTCGCCTTAACAGATATTCTTAGAAAAAACAAAGTTAGAGAAAAGCCTAGGCTTAAACTATTAGCTAAAAACTGGTTATCGCTTAAACCCGTTGTGCCAGTAAGTTCCGGCGGATTACATCCGGGTTTAATGCCCTATATCATAAAATTGTTCGGCGTCGATCTGCTAATACAAGCTGGGGGCGGAGTTGTAGGACATCCGAAAGGTCCAAGAGCAGGTGCTGCAGCTTTAAGACAGGCAATAGATGCTGCTATAAAGGGTATTGAGTTAGAAGAATATGCAAAAACTCACTGGGAGCTTCGCGAAGCTTTGAAAAAATGGGGATATATGCGACCTAAATAGATGATTAAAATGTGGGGTAAAAGCTTAATTATAATAATTTTAGCTCTTGGCTTCGCATCCATACTCGTATTGACCGGCCTCATATTCACAATTGCAGCGTTTACCCCAGGTAAAACTTATCGGCTGTTTATAGGAGTCCCATTGCTAGCAGCTGGACTAGGCATTGTGATATATGCCTTAAAGCCTGAACCTAAGATTTTAACAATATCCGTGAAATGGGATCCTTCCGGTAAAATCATAACTGAAGAGCTTAAATGTCCATACTGTAATGCCCCATTACCTCCACCCAAGCCTGGAGCAGATATAATTAAATGTCCATATTGTGGAAAGACTATTAAAATAACTGAAGAACCTATATGGTAGAAACTATTGTAAAGCTGTAAGTCCTTCTGTTTTTCTCTAATCTTCTAGAGTAAAGATAGCCAATTAAAGCTCCGCATATAATCCCGCCCAAATGCCCCAGAATATCAACGGACGGCATTATAGAATTTATGAGAAAAAGCGAGAAAATAGTCAGCAAACCTGATCCTGTTCCTCGTCCAGCCAGCCTTCTACCGATCATTATCTCGACGGCTGCCAAGCCTAACACTCCACCGGAAGCCCCAACTGTCACCATGCTAGGTCCCCAGAGAAGGCTAAGACAGTTTCCAGCTAATCCGCTCGCTAGAAATGCGAAAACCAGGAATGCCGGTCCATGCTTCTTTTCTATTCTTTGTCCTATTGCGTAGAGATATATCATGTTAAAAGTTAAATGTAGTAAATTCGCGTGCACGAATAGAGAAGTTATCATTTGCCAATACCATCCATAAAAAATTATATAGTAGTTACATTGTCCATAAAGAGCTAATAGAGAAAAATCTATGAAAATAAAGTTCCGACTTTTTATCGCTAAAAACGCGTAAACTAACAGATTTGCTACCACTAAAAGCTTTACTAGACTCGGCTCTTCAAGAGCTTTCAATCGGATCACCATTTGAAGAAATACTCTGCTAACGTTAAGATAATCTCCACTATAATGAGCAGAATTATTAGAGATTCTAGAAGAAGCTCCCTCGAAGCCGAGGCTAAATCCGAGATAATCTGCCCCATTTCAAGGATATCCTCTAGCTTTTTATCGACCGCTCTAAATCTTTCATCTATTTCGAAAATATCTCTTAGCTCTTCATAGAGAACGTCAAGCTCTGGTTCCTCCCAGAGTATTTCAGGTTTTTCCAAGACCATAACATCTGATAATGCATCGAATCTTGTCCTTAGAACAGATATCAAGGATTTTACGGCAGGTTTTATCCTAAACAATACCCTACTTTTTTCGAATCGTTCGAGGATATTTTGCGCCTTATCGAGTGCCGCATCAACATCTTTT contains these protein-coding regions:
- the rbcL gene encoding type III ribulose-bisphosphate carboxylase, whose product is MVYLEFIDKSYIPSEDELIALYRIEPAKGFSIEEAAGRVASESSVGTWTEVTTMKDHVMAIRALAYDFNGYYVKIAYKLDLFEPGNICQIISAIAGNVFGMKAVRNLRLEDIYWPPGIVREYNGPLFGIKGVRDLFKVYDRPLTATVPKPKVGLYPDEYAEASYEIMIGGVDLVKDDENNTSMKFCKFKERVEKVLKMRDKAEAETGEKKGFLANITAPFGEMVKRAKFVKDLGGEYVMIDILTVGWSALQEFMKINQDLKLRIHAHRAFHAAFTRKKKHGMSMKVVAEFARLLGVDQLHVGTVIGKLEAEKMEVLALTDILRKNKVREKPRLKLLAKNWLSLKPVVPVSSGGLHPGLMPYIIKLFGVDLLIQAGGGVVGHPKGPRAGAAALRQAIDAAIKGIELEEYAKTHWELREALKKWGYMRPK
- a CDS encoding rhomboid family intramembrane serine protease, with the translated sequence MKALEEPSLVKLLVVANLLVYAFLAIKSRNFIFIDFSLLALYGQCNYYIIFYGWYWQMITSLFVHANLLHLTFNMIYLYAIGQRIEKKHGPAFLVFAFLASGLAGNCLSLLWGPSMVTVGASGGVLGLAAVEIMIGRRLAGRGTGSGLLTIFSLFLINSIMPSVDILGHLGGIICGALIGYLYSRRLEKNRRTYSFTIVSTI